A single genomic interval of Shewanella halotolerans harbors:
- a CDS encoding cell division protein FtsQ/DivIB, with translation MSLRELGSGWKSRLGQVDWYLCFGLIFLFLVICGLSMGGWKLHLVLNDADALPIEAVAIKGDRQFTSDAEIRSALQDLMQRSFFSADVNQVQQALENLPWVYHASVRREWPAKLKVYLVEQTPVAHWNETDWLNEQGQVFKAPHREGIGQLPNLVGPEDQAKSVLTNYRQVSELLKINGFDLARLELSPRHAWLAVLANGIELKLGREDKMARVQRFIHVYPTLVKQDKPVARVDLRYDTGLAVGWDEAQDESR, from the coding sequence GTGTCCTTAAGAGAGCTAGGTAGCGGTTGGAAAAGTAGGTTGGGACAGGTCGATTGGTACCTGTGTTTCGGCTTGATTTTTCTGTTCCTGGTGATCTGTGGTTTATCCATGGGAGGCTGGAAGCTTCACCTGGTACTGAACGACGCCGATGCCCTGCCGATTGAGGCGGTGGCGATCAAGGGTGACAGGCAGTTTACCAGCGACGCCGAGATACGCAGTGCGCTGCAGGATCTGATGCAGAGAAGCTTCTTCTCGGCAGATGTGAATCAGGTACAGCAGGCGCTGGAAAATCTGCCCTGGGTCTACCACGCCTCTGTGAGGCGCGAGTGGCCTGCAAAGTTAAAGGTCTATCTGGTGGAGCAGACGCCGGTTGCCCACTGGAACGAGACAGATTGGCTCAACGAGCAGGGGCAGGTGTTTAAGGCGCCCCATCGTGAGGGCATAGGCCAGCTACCCAATCTGGTCGGCCCGGAAGATCAGGCGAAGTCTGTGTTGACTAACTATCGCCAGGTCAGTGAATTATTGAAGATCAACGGGTTCGATTTGGCCCGTTTAGAGTTAAGCCCCAGACATGCCTGGTTAGCCGTGCTGGCCAACGGCATAGAGTTGAAGCTGGGAAGGGAAGATAAGATGGCAAGGGTGCAGCGCTTTATCCATGTGTATCCCACATTGGTGAAACAGGATAAGCCCGTTGCCCGAGTCGATTTGCGCTACGATACCGGATTGGCCGTAGGTTGGGATGAAGCACAAGATGAGAGCCGTTAA
- a CDS encoding M23 family metallopeptidase, with translation MSVTVFIQGRNGATRWQPGKRWLLLPVLLIAAGTGLYQHNAKQIQQQQASVDNERVAREEQKNELIELKGATESQLAILVTHVAKMQAKLARLEALGQQVAKDYKLEDQFDFSSEVGVGGLSELGSNIELDQLIQDMDRLVSRIDNNNVQLSLLETVTSNLHIDEERYISGRPIQKGWLSSPYGLRNDPFNGRRTMHKGIDFAGKEGADVVATAGGVVTWAGNMFGYGELVEIDHGNGLRTRYGHNKSLSVAVGDVVAKGESIAKMGSTGRSTGPHVHYEVLRGGQQIDPKKYVYRKAG, from the coding sequence ATGAGTGTAACAGTTTTTATTCAAGGTCGGAATGGTGCGACGCGCTGGCAGCCGGGTAAGCGTTGGCTATTATTACCGGTTTTGCTTATTGCCGCAGGCACTGGCTTATATCAGCATAACGCCAAACAAATTCAGCAGCAGCAGGCCAGCGTCGATAACGAACGTGTTGCTCGTGAAGAGCAGAAAAACGAGCTTATCGAACTTAAAGGCGCGACCGAATCGCAATTGGCGATCTTGGTTACCCACGTGGCTAAGATGCAGGCCAAGCTTGCACGTCTCGAGGCCCTGGGCCAGCAAGTTGCAAAAGATTACAAACTCGAAGATCAATTCGATTTCTCTTCTGAAGTCGGTGTTGGCGGCCTGAGCGAGCTGGGCAGCAACATCGAACTCGATCAGCTTATCCAGGACATGGATAGGCTAGTGTCACGAATAGATAACAATAATGTTCAATTATCACTACTTGAAACGGTGACATCTAATCTCCATATAGATGAAGAACGTTATATCTCAGGGCGTCCCATCCAGAAAGGTTGGTTGTCTTCGCCCTACGGTTTACGCAATGATCCCTTTAACGGCCGCAGAACCATGCACAAAGGCATAGACTTTGCTGGCAAAGAGGGAGCCGATGTTGTCGCCACCGCGGGCGGCGTCGTAACATGGGCAGGCAATATGTTTGGTTATGGTGAGTTGGTCGAGATAGATCATGGCAATGGTCTGCGAACTCGCTATGGACACAATAAGTCTTTGTCAGTAGCTGTAGGTGATGTGGTCGCAAAAGGCGAAAGTATTGCCAAAATGGGGAGTACGGGTCGTTCGACCGGTCCCCATGTGCATTATGAAGTGTTGCGTGGTGGACAGCAGATAGATCCTAAGAAGTATGTCTACCGCAAGGCAGGTTAA
- the murC gene encoding UDP-N-acetylmuramate--L-alanine ligase — protein sequence MIKTEEKYAQLRTIIPEMRRVKRIHFVGIGGAGMGGIAEVLVNEGYRLSGSDIAENAVTARLKRLGAAIFIGHSADQVEGADVVVVSTAIDASNPEILAAQERRIPIVRRAEMLAELMRYRHGVAVAGTHGKTTTTSLIASVYGQAERDPTFVIGGLLNSAGTNARLGKSRYLIAEADESDASFLHLQPMVSVVTNIEADHMDTYEGDFEKLKSTFVDFLHNLPFYGVAVACIDDPVVREILPRIGRKVVTYGFSDDADVQALNFEQQGYSSRFTVRREGMADLDLRVNLPGRHNVLNALAAIAVATEDEIEDEAIIRALDEFQGIGRRFQQLGEFTTAAGEVMLVDDYGHHPSEVAATIKAARSGWPDKRLVMIYQPHRYSRTRDLYDDFVEVLAQVDCLLLLDVYSAGEAPVPGADSRALCRSIRQRGQLDPIFVAEPEQLQTILPGVLQGGDLLLTQGAGNIGALSRQLADAGLQFESENQ from the coding sequence ATGATTAAAACCGAAGAGAAGTACGCCCAATTAAGAACCATCATTCCAGAGATGCGTCGCGTTAAGCGGATCCACTTTGTGGGGATCGGCGGCGCGGGTATGGGCGGTATTGCCGAGGTCTTGGTAAACGAAGGTTATCGTCTTAGCGGTTCCGACATCGCCGAGAATGCCGTGACGGCGCGCCTGAAGCGCCTTGGCGCGGCGATCTTCATCGGTCACAGCGCCGATCAGGTCGAGGGCGCCGATGTGGTGGTGGTCTCGACGGCCATCGATGCCAGTAACCCAGAGATTTTAGCGGCCCAGGAGCGACGCATCCCCATCGTTCGCCGGGCAGAGATGTTGGCCGAGCTGATGCGTTATCGCCACGGCGTGGCGGTGGCCGGTACCCATGGCAAGACGACCACTACCAGTCTGATCGCCAGCGTCTATGGTCAGGCCGAGCGGGATCCGACCTTCGTGATCGGCGGCCTGCTGAACAGTGCCGGCACCAATGCCCGTTTGGGTAAGAGCCGTTACCTGATCGCCGAGGCCGATGAGAGCGATGCCAGCTTCCTGCATCTGCAACCCATGGTGAGTGTGGTCACCAACATCGAAGCCGACCACATGGATACCTATGAGGGAGATTTCGAGAAGCTGAAATCCACCTTCGTCGACTTTTTGCATAACCTGCCGTTCTACGGCGTGGCCGTGGCCTGTATCGACGATCCCGTGGTGAGAGAGATACTGCCCCGCATCGGCCGTAAGGTAGTGACCTATGGTTTCAGCGATGATGCCGACGTGCAGGCGCTTAACTTCGAGCAGCAGGGGTATAGCTCACGCTTTACCGTGCGCCGTGAAGGGATGGCGGATCTGGACCTGCGGGTTAATCTGCCGGGTCGTCACAATGTGCTCAATGCCCTGGCGGCCATAGCCGTGGCCACAGAAGATGAGATTGAAGATGAGGCGATCATCCGCGCCCTGGATGAGTTCCAGGGGATAGGGCGTCGCTTCCAGCAGCTGGGTGAGTTTACCACCGCAGCGGGCGAGGTGATGCTGGTCGATGACTATGGTCATCACCCCAGTGAGGTGGCGGCAACCATCAAGGCGGCGCGTTCCGGCTGGCCGGATAAGCGTCTGGTGATGATCTATCAGCCCCACAGATATAGCCGCACCCGGGATCTCTATGACGATTTCGTCGAGGTGCTGGCCCAGGTGGACTGCCTGTTACTGCTCGACGTTTATAGCGCCGGCGAGGCGCCGGTACCCGGTGCAGACAGCCGCGCCCTGTGTCGCTCGATTCGTCAGCGTGGCCAGCTAGATCCTATCTTCGTGGCCGAGCCCGAGCAGTTACAGACGATACTGCCAGGGGTGTTGCAAGGGGGCGATCTGCTGTTGACCCAAGGGGCGGGCAATATCGGCGCCCTGAGTCGTCAGCTGGCCGACGCCGGTTTGCAGTTTGAGTCGGAAAACCAATGA
- the secA gene encoding preprotein translocase subunit SecA encodes MFGKLLTKIFGSRNDRTLKTLGKIVTKINALEADFEKLSDEELKAKTAEFKERLESGQTLDDVMPEAFAVVREASKRVFEMRHFDVQLLGGMVLDSNRIAEMRTGEGKTLTATLPAYLNALTGKGVHVITVNDYLARRDAENNRPLFEFLGMTVGVNIAGMGQAEKKMAYASDITYGTNNEFGFDYLRDNMAFSPNERVQRPLHYALIDEVDSILIDEARTPLIISGAAEDSSELYIKINTLIPHLIRQDKEDTEEEIGDGDYSIDEKAKQVHMTERGQEKVEVLLTERGMLAEGDSLYSAANISLLHHVNAALRAHTLFEKDVDYIVQDNEVIIVDEHTGRTMPGRRWSEGLHQAVEAKEGVHIQNENQTLASITFQNFFRQYEKLAGMTGTADTEAFEFQHIYGLDTVVIPTNRPMVRKDHADLVYLTAEEKYDAIIKDIIDCRDRGQPVLVGTVSIEQSELLHSMLKKAKIPHEVLNAKFHEREAEIVAQAGRSGAVTIATNMAGRGTDIVLGGNWNMEIDALENPTAEQKAKIKADWQVRHDEVVAAGGLHILGTERHESRRIDNQLRGRSGRQGDAGSSRFYLSMEDSLMRIFASERVSSMMKKLGMEKGEAIEHPWVSRAIENAQRKVEARNFDIRKQLLEFDDVANDQRQVVYAQRNELMDAESIQDTIVNIQADVVNGLIDQYIPPQSVEELWDIAGLETRLEQEYALRMPVQEWLDKEDDLHEETLRERIVEIWVKAYKAKEEMVGAQVLRQFEKAVMLQTLDGLWKEHLAAMDHLRQGIHLRGYAQKNPKQEYKRESFELFQQMLESLKHDVISILSKVQVQAQSDVEEMEERRRQEEAKVRRDYQHAEAEALVGAEEAQALAATQPVVREGEKVGRNDPCPCGSGRKYKQCHGKLS; translated from the coding sequence ATGTTTGGTAAATTACTGACAAAAATATTTGGTAGTCGTAACGATCGCACCCTAAAAACTCTCGGTAAGATTGTCACAAAGATTAATGCCCTCGAAGCGGATTTTGAGAAGTTGTCCGACGAGGAACTCAAGGCCAAGACGGCCGAGTTTAAGGAGCGATTGGAATCGGGCCAGACGCTGGACGACGTCATGCCGGAAGCCTTTGCCGTAGTGCGCGAAGCCTCTAAGCGTGTGTTTGAGATGCGTCACTTCGACGTGCAGCTACTGGGTGGTATGGTACTGGACAGTAACCGTATCGCCGAGATGCGTACCGGTGAAGGTAAGACGCTGACCGCAACTCTCCCTGCCTATTTGAATGCCTTGACCGGCAAAGGGGTTCACGTGATCACAGTGAACGACTACCTTGCCCGTCGCGACGCGGAAAATAACCGCCCTCTATTTGAATTCCTGGGTATGACAGTCGGCGTGAACATCGCCGGTATGGGTCAGGCCGAGAAGAAGATGGCCTACGCGTCTGACATTACCTATGGTACCAACAACGAATTTGGTTTCGATTACCTGCGCGACAACATGGCATTCTCGCCAAACGAGCGCGTGCAGCGCCCGCTGCATTATGCACTGATCGATGAGGTCGACTCGATTCTGATCGATGAGGCGCGTACGCCACTGATCATCTCGGGCGCCGCAGAAGACAGCTCTGAGCTTTATATCAAGATCAACACCCTGATCCCTCACCTTATCCGTCAGGACAAGGAAGATACCGAGGAAGAGATCGGCGATGGCGATTACTCTATCGATGAGAAGGCCAAGCAGGTTCATATGACGGAGCGTGGTCAGGAGAAGGTAGAAGTCCTGTTGACCGAACGTGGCATGTTGGCCGAAGGTGATTCGCTCTATTCTGCGGCTAATATCTCACTGCTGCATCATGTCAACGCGGCGCTACGCGCTCATACCCTGTTTGAAAAAGATGTCGACTACATAGTACAGGACAACGAAGTGATCATCGTCGATGAGCATACGGGTCGTACCATGCCGGGTCGTCGCTGGTCGGAAGGTCTGCACCAGGCGGTAGAAGCCAAAGAAGGGGTTCATATTCAAAATGAAAACCAGACGCTGGCGTCTATCACCTTCCAGAACTTCTTCCGTCAGTATGAAAAGCTGGCCGGTATGACAGGTACTGCCGATACCGAAGCGTTCGAATTCCAGCACATCTATGGACTGGATACCGTAGTTATCCCGACCAACCGTCCTATGGTTCGTAAGGACCACGCGGATCTGGTCTATCTGACGGCGGAAGAGAAGTACGATGCCATCATCAAAGACATCATAGATTGTCGTGATCGAGGCCAACCTGTATTGGTGGGTACAGTCTCTATCGAACAATCTGAGTTGCTCCATAGCATGCTCAAGAAGGCTAAGATCCCTCACGAGGTACTTAACGCTAAGTTCCACGAGCGTGAAGCCGAGATCGTTGCCCAGGCGGGTCGCAGTGGTGCGGTGACCATCGCAACTAACATGGCCGGTCGTGGTACCGATATCGTGTTAGGCGGTAACTGGAACATGGAGATCGATGCCCTCGAGAATCCAACTGCCGAGCAGAAAGCCAAAATCAAGGCCGATTGGCAGGTGCGCCACGACGAAGTGGTTGCCGCCGGTGGTCTGCATATTCTAGGTACCGAGCGTCATGAGTCGCGTCGTATCGATAACCAGCTACGTGGCCGTTCGGGTCGTCAGGGTGATGCAGGTTCATCACGCTTCTATCTGTCGATGGAAGATAGCTTGATGCGTATCTTCGCCTCTGAGCGTGTCTCATCTATGATGAAGAAGCTTGGCATGGAGAAAGGTGAAGCGATTGAGCATCCATGGGTGTCTCGCGCGATTGAAAATGCCCAGCGTAAGGTTGAGGCACGTAACTTCGATATCCGTAAGCAACTGCTTGAGTTCGATGACGTGGCCAACGACCAACGTCAGGTAGTATATGCTCAGCGTAACGAGTTGATGGATGCCGAAAGTATTCAAGACACTATCGTTAATATCCAGGCCGATGTGGTTAATGGTCTTATCGATCAGTACATTCCACCGCAATCGGTGGAAGAGTTGTGGGACATCGCCGGCCTAGAGACGCGGCTCGAGCAAGAGTACGCGCTAAGAATGCCAGTCCAAGAGTGGTTGGATAAGGAAGACGACCTGCACGAAGAGACGCTGCGTGAGCGTATCGTCGAGATCTGGGTGAAGGCTTATAAGGCTAAAGAAGAGATGGTCGGTGCCCAGGTGCTACGTCAATTCGAGAAGGCCGTAATGCTGCAGACCCTGGATGGCCTGTGGAAGGAGCATCTGGCGGCGATGGATCATCTGCGTCAGGGTATCCACCTACGTGGCTATGCACAGAAGAATCCTAAGCAAGAGTATAAGCGTGAGTCCTTCGAGCTGTTCCAGCAGATGTTGGAATCTTTAAAGCATGACGTGATCAGTATTCTCTCTAAGGTACAGGTTCAGGCTCAGTCTGATGTCGAAGAGATGGAAGAGCGTCGTCGCCAGGAAGAAGCTAAGGTGCGCCGCGATTATCAGCACGCCGAAGCCGAAGCCCTCGTGGGTGCAGAAGAGGCACAAGCCTTGGCCGCGACTCAGCCTGTGGTTCGTGAGGGGGAGAAGGTTGGCCGTAACGATCCTTGTCCTTGTGGTTCGGGACGTAAGTATAAGCAGTGCCACGGCAAGTTGAGCTAA
- a CDS encoding DUF721 domain-containing protein, which produces MKKPPQDLSQLLLQQGQLPSIAEKAELLLHLDHYVKQVITGPVSEQLKVANFRQGVLVIETSTAAWAARINFQKPKLLQQLQAETLPMLSAIEVKVNPSLKMYETKSKQAHNQISETAAAHIDALAEHIEGSLGQKLKRLAALASRSRQSK; this is translated from the coding sequence ATGAAAAAGCCCCCGCAGGACCTCAGTCAATTACTGCTTCAGCAGGGTCAATTGCCCTCTATCGCCGAAAAAGCAGAACTACTGCTTCACCTGGATCACTATGTTAAACAGGTGATCACCGGTCCTGTCTCGGAACAACTAAAAGTTGCCAACTTCCGTCAAGGTGTGCTCGTTATCGAAACCAGTACCGCCGCATGGGCCGCGAGAATAAACTTCCAAAAACCCAAACTTTTACAGCAGTTACAAGCCGAAACGCTCCCCATGCTGTCCGCTATCGAGGTTAAAGTCAACCCAAGCCTGAAAATGTATGAGACAAAATCAAAGCAGGCTCACAACCAGATAAGCGAAACCGCTGCGGCGCATATCGACGCCTTGGCCGAGCATATAGAAGGTTCCCTAGGCCAAAAACTAAAACGGCTGGCTGCTTTAGCCAGCCGTTCAAGGCAATCCAAATAA
- the ftsA gene encoding cell division protein FtsA, protein MTKNQDRNLIVGLDIGTSKVAVIIGEVLPDGEISVVGLGSHPSRGMDKGGVNDLDSIVRSVQRALDQAELMADCQVASVYLGISGKHIQCQNENGMVSINDEEVTQEDVDNVIHTARSVKIPTERRILHVLPQEYAIDVQDGIRSPIGMSGMRMEAKVHIVTCANDMAKNITKSVERCGLKVDDLVFSAIASADAVLTDDEKDLGVCLVDMGGGTTDITIYTNGALRHCAVVPVAGNQVTSDIAKIFRTPLSHAEQIKVQYASARSAMVSREDSIEVPSVGGRPSRTMSRHTLAEVVEPRYQELFELVRKELRDCGLEDQVAAGIVLTGGTASIEGAVDVAEATFGMPVRVAEPLPVKGLFEYVNQPIYSTGVGLLHYGARRVLERQFERPERQGVTSLWNRVQSWFKGEF, encoded by the coding sequence ATGACCAAGAATCAAGATAGAAATCTGATCGTTGGATTAGACATAGGAACGTCCAAAGTTGCTGTGATCATCGGTGAGGTACTACCCGATGGTGAGATCAGTGTGGTCGGCCTCGGCAGTCACCCCTCCCGCGGTATGGATAAGGGCGGGGTAAACGATCTCGACTCTATCGTGCGTAGTGTGCAGCGCGCGCTGGATCAGGCCGAGTTGATGGCCGACTGTCAGGTAGCCTCGGTATACCTGGGGATCTCGGGCAAGCATATCCAGTGTCAGAACGAAAACGGCATGGTGTCGATTAACGACGAAGAGGTGACGCAGGAAGATGTAGACAACGTCATCCATACCGCGCGTTCGGTGAAAATCCCGACAGAACGTCGTATTCTGCACGTCTTGCCGCAAGAGTATGCCATCGACGTACAAGACGGTATCCGCAGCCCAATCGGCATGTCGGGTATGCGTATGGAAGCCAAGGTGCATATCGTCACCTGCGCCAACGACATGGCCAAGAATATTACCAAGAGTGTCGAGCGTTGTGGCCTGAAGGTGGATGACCTGGTGTTTTCGGCCATCGCCTCGGCTGATGCCGTGCTCACCGATGATGAGAAAGATCTCGGCGTCTGCCTGGTGGATATGGGCGGCGGCACCACAGATATCACCATCTACACCAATGGCGCCCTGCGTCACTGCGCCGTGGTACCTGTGGCCGGCAACCAGGTGACCAGCGATATCGCCAAGATCTTCCGCACGCCGCTGTCACATGCTGAGCAGATTAAGGTGCAATACGCCAGCGCCAGAAGCGCCATGGTGAGCCGCGAAGATAGCATTGAGGTGCCATCGGTCGGCGGACGTCCATCGCGCACCATGTCGCGCCATACCCTGGCCGAGGTGGTCGAGCCAAGATATCAGGAGCTGTTCGAGCTGGTGCGCAAAGAACTGCGCGACTGCGGCCTGGAAGATCAGGTCGCCGCCGGTATCGTACTCACGGGCGGTACCGCATCGATTGAAGGCGCGGTGGATGTCGCCGAGGCGACCTTCGGCATGCCGGTTAGGGTGGCCGAGCCGTTGCCGGTAAAAGGATTATTTGAATATGTGAACCAGCCCATCTACTCCACGGGTGTTGGGTTGTTACATTATGGTGCAAGACGTGTGCTCGAGCGACAGTTCGAGCGCCCCGAGCGCCAAGGGGTGACCAGTCTTTGGAATCGGGTCCAGAGCTGGTTTAAGGGTGAGTTTTAA
- the lpxC gene encoding UDP-3-O-acyl-N-acetylglucosamine deacetylase yields the protein MIFQRTVKEMVKTTGVGLHSGNKVTLTIKPAPVNTGIVLVRTDLTPSVAIAAKADQVRETTMCTALVNDEGVRISTIEHLFAALAGLGIDNATIEVDAPEIPIMDGSASPWVFLLQSVGIQEQSAAKKYLRIKRPVRVEDGDKWAELRPFKGFRVDFAIDFNHPEIARSQQHMVMDFSSSAFVRDISRARTFGFMRDIEYLRANNLALGGSMENAVVLDEYRVLNPDGLRYEDEFVKHKILDAFGDLYVAGHAIVGEFRAFKTGHALNNQLVRALLAEQDAWELVSFEKEEEVPVSFAVPAGAVLA from the coding sequence ATGATTTTTCAAAGAACTGTTAAAGAAATGGTTAAGACCACCGGTGTCGGATTGCATTCCGGTAACAAGGTGACTTTGACGATCAAACCCGCGCCAGTTAATACAGGGATCGTGTTGGTTCGTACCGACTTGACGCCAAGCGTGGCCATTGCCGCCAAGGCGGATCAAGTGCGTGAGACGACCATGTGTACGGCGCTTGTGAATGACGAAGGTGTTCGTATCTCAACGATTGAGCATCTGTTTGCCGCCCTGGCAGGTTTAGGCATAGACAACGCGACAATCGAAGTCGATGCCCCTGAGATCCCCATTATGGATGGCAGCGCCAGCCCATGGGTCTTCCTGTTGCAATCTGTCGGCATTCAGGAGCAAAGCGCAGCAAAGAAATATCTAAGAATCAAGCGCCCTGTGCGTGTCGAAGATGGTGATAAGTGGGCCGAACTGCGTCCATTCAAGGGTTTTCGAGTCGATTTCGCGATCGATTTCAATCACCCTGAGATCGCCAGAAGTCAGCAGCATATGGTGATGGATTTTTCCTCTTCTGCCTTCGTTCGCGATATCAGCCGCGCCAGAACCTTTGGGTTTATGCGCGACATCGAATATCTGCGTGCCAATAACCTGGCATTAGGTGGCAGCATGGAAAATGCCGTTGTGCTTGATGAATACCGCGTCCTCAACCCCGATGGTCTGCGTTATGAGGACGAGTTTGTTAAGCACAAAATTCTCGATGCGTTCGGTGATCTCTATGTCGCCGGTCACGCTATCGTCGGTGAATTCCGTGCGTTCAAGACAGGCCACGCGCTGAACAATCAGCTGGTTCGTGCCCTGTTAGCCGAGCAAGATGCTTGGGAATTGGTAAGCTTCGAGAAAGAAGAAGAGGTACCAGTCAGTTTCGCCGTGCCAGCCGGTGCGGTTTTGGCGTAA
- the ftsZ gene encoding cell division protein FtsZ produces the protein MFEIMDSHSDEAVIKVIGVGGGGGNAVEHMVKHNIEGVEFVATNTDAQALRKSAAGTTIQLGRDVTKGLGAGANPEIGRLAAEEDRENIRSAIKGSDMIFIAAGMGGGTGTGAAPVVAEIAREEGILTVAVVTKPFPFEGKKRMAYADQGIEMLAKHVDSLITIPNEKLLKVLGRGTSLLDAFAAANNVLLGAVQGIAELITRPGLINVDFADVKTVMSEMGNAMMGTGVASGEDRAEEAAEAAVASPLLEDIDLAGARGVLVNITAGMDMSIEEFETVGNHVKAYASDNATVVVGAVIDPEMSDELRVTVVATGIGAEKKPDIQLVSKPAPRPEPMPAPEVKIELPVEEAVPQAMGAGNVVQVAQPAAAAAPKSDLDYLDIPAFLRKQAD, from the coding sequence ATGTTTGAGATCATGGATAGTCATTCCGATGAGGCGGTGATCAAGGTCATCGGCGTCGGTGGCGGTGGTGGTAACGCCGTCGAGCATATGGTGAAACACAATATCGAGGGTGTTGAGTTCGTTGCAACCAATACCGATGCCCAGGCGCTGCGCAAGTCGGCCGCGGGTACGACCATTCAGTTGGGACGCGATGTAACCAAGGGTCTTGGCGCCGGCGCCAACCCAGAGATCGGTCGTCTGGCGGCCGAAGAAGACAGAGAGAATATCCGCAGCGCGATCAAGGGCTCGGACATGATCTTTATCGCCGCCGGTATGGGTGGTGGTACGGGTACAGGTGCAGCCCCTGTCGTTGCCGAGATCGCCCGTGAAGAGGGGATTCTGACCGTTGCCGTGGTGACCAAGCCGTTCCCATTCGAAGGCAAGAAGCGTATGGCTTATGCCGACCAAGGCATCGAGATGCTGGCTAAGCATGTGGACTCGCTGATCACTATTCCTAACGAGAAGCTGCTCAAGGTTTTAGGCCGTGGCACTTCGCTGTTAGATGCGTTTGCGGCGGCTAACAACGTGTTGCTTGGTGCGGTACAAGGTATTGCCGAGCTGATCACCCGTCCGGGTCTGATTAACGTCGACTTCGCCGACGTTAAGACTGTGATGTCTGAGATGGGTAACGCCATGATGGGTACAGGCGTCGCCAGCGGTGAAGATCGCGCCGAAGAAGCGGCCGAAGCTGCCGTGGCCAGCCCGCTGCTGGAAGATATCGATCTGGCTGGTGCCCGTGGCGTATTGGTGAACATTACCGCCGGTATGGACATGAGCATCGAAGAGTTCGAGACAGTGGGTAACCATGTTAAGGCTTATGCATCAGATAACGCGACTGTCGTTGTGGGTGCGGTTATCGATCCAGAGATGAGCGACGAGCTGCGTGTAACCGTCGTCGCAACCGGAATCGGCGCCGAGAAGAAGCCTGATATTCAACTGGTTTCTAAGCCTGCGCCGCGTCCAGAGCCAATGCCAGCACCTGAGGTCAAGATTGAACTTCCAGTGGAAGAAGCTGTCCCACAGGCAATGGGGGCGGGTAATGTTGTGCAGGTAGCACAACCAGCCGCGGCCGCCGCGCCTAAGAGTGACCTTGATTACTTAGATATACCGGCATTTTTGCGTAAGCAAGCTGACTAG